In the Oscillospiraceae bacterium genome, CGGAAGGATGGGTATATGCACAGGTCACTGTGGATATCAACGGGAAACCCACGCAGGTCTATAAGTTTTTAAAACCATTTAATTTAGACTAATCTTTATTTACGAAAAGGAGAAATAACTATGGAAAAAAGCATCATCCGGGTGGACGGAATGTCCTGCGAGCACTGCGTTAAGGCCGTTACGAAAGCGGTCGGAGCACTGCCTGGAATCGGCAATGTCACTGTGGATTTAAAGGGTAAGACGGTGACGGTGGATTACGACCCGGCG is a window encoding:
- the copZ gene encoding copper chaperone CopZ — its product is MEKSIIRVDGMSCEHCVKAVTKAVGALPGIGNVTVDLKGKTVTVDYDPAKTPLEKIKTEINDQGYDVIA